One window from the genome of Pseudoliparis swirei isolate HS2019 ecotype Mariana Trench chromosome 24, NWPU_hadal_v1, whole genome shotgun sequence encodes:
- the LOC130189542 gene encoding E3 ubiquitin-protein ligase TRIM39-like: protein MAAASNLPSEDQFLCSVCLDVFTDPVTTPCGHNFCKKCINDYWNTNNQNMCPLCKKVFTSRPELLVNTFICEMVSQFRQSTQQKASSSSSEQQESRPGEVPCDVCTGTKLKALKSCLVCLESYCETHLEPHLTRPGLKRHQLMDPVENLEGRMCLKHDKPLELFCRTDQTCVCMLCTVLDHKTHNVVPLKQECEGKKVELQKTEAETQEMIQKRRLKIQEVQHNVKLSEEDADREKAEGVQVFTGLKESVERKLKELITTIEEKQRSTKKQAEDAIREMEQEISDLMKRSTEVEKLSLSEDHLHLLQSVQSLNIHHPPPTKDWSQVSVPPASHEGTVRRAVSQLEETLSNMMKTLDEVELKRVQKFAVDVTLDPETAHHDFILSDDGKQVKRGDVRKNLPDNPKRFTLCVYVLGKQSFSSGRFYFEVLVKGKTRWTLGVTRESVNRKEYITPSPQNGVWTIELINRNGCYARHDPPVLLSLKSGLQKVGVFVDYEEGRVSFYDVEAAALIYSFTGCSFKEKLLPLFSPGFTFLGTNSSPLIISP from the coding sequence ATGGCTGCTGCCAGCAACCTGCCGTCTGAAGAccagttcctgtgctccgtctgtctggatgtgttcacggatccagtcacaacaccatgtggacacaacttctgcaagaagtgcatcaatgattactggaataccaacaaccagaacatgtgtccactgtgtaaaaaggttttcacctcaagacctgagctgctcgtCAACACCTTCATCTgtgagatggtttctcagttcagacagtcgactcagcagaaagccagcagcagcagctcagagcaacaagagtccagaccaggagaagttccctgtgacgtctgcactggaaccaaactgaaggccctgaagtcctgcctggtgtgtctggagtcctactgtgagactcacctggagcctcacctgacaagACCaggcctgaagagacatcagctgatggaccccgtggagaacctggaaggcaggatgtgtctgaagcacgataaacctctggagctgttctgtaggaccgaccagacgtgtgtctgcatgctctgcactgtgttggaccacaagacgcacaatgttgttcctctgaaacaagaatgtgaaggaaagaaggtggagctgcagaagacagaggctgaaactcaggagatgatccagaagagacgcctgaagattcaggaggtccaacacaacgtgaagctcagtgaggaagatgcagaccgagagaaagcagaaggtgttcaggtcttcactggtctgaaggagtctgtggagaggaaactgaaggagctcatcactacgatagaagagaagcagagaagcaccaagaaacaggctgaagacgccatcagagagatggaacaggagatctctgatctgatgaagaggagcactgaggtggagaagctctccctctctgaagaccacctccacctcctccagagtgtccagtccctcaacatccaccatccaccacccaccaaggactggtctcaggtcagtgttcctccagcatcacatgaggggactgtgaggagagctgtgtctcagctggaggagacgctcagtaacatgatgaagacgctggaTGAAGTTGAgctgaagagggtccagaagtttgcagtggatgtgactcttgatcctgaaacggctcatcatgacttcatcctctctgatgacgggaaacaagtgaaacgtGGTGATGTGAGGAAGAATCTCCCCGACAACCCAAAGAGATTtactttgtgtgtttatgttttgggAAAGCAAAGTTTCTCTTCTGGCAGATTTTACTTTGAGGTTCTAGTTAAAGGAAAAACTCGCTGGACTTTAGGAGTGACCAGAGAGTCGGTCAACAGGAAGGAATACATCACACCGAGTCCTCAGAATGGTGTCTGGACTATAGAGTTGATTAATAGAAATGGTTGCTACGCTCGTCATGACCCTCCAGttcttctctccctgaagtctgggcttcagaaggtgggggtgtttgtggactatgaggagggtcgggtctccttctatgatgtagaagctgcagctctcatctactccttcactggctgctccttcaaggagaagctcctcccactcttCTCTCCTGGGTTTACTTTTTTGGGGACaaactcctctcctctgatcatctctccgtGA
- the LOC130189575 gene encoding E3 ubiquitin-protein ligase TRIM39-like has translation MAAASNLPSEDQFLCSVCLDVFTDPVTTPCGHNFCKKCLNDYWNTNNQNMCPLCKKVFTSRPELLVNTFICEMVSQFRQSTQQKASSSSSEQQEMCLKHDKPLELFCRTDQTCVCMLCTVLDHKMHNVVPLKQECEGKKVELQKTEAETQEMIQRRRLKIQEVQHNVKLSEEDADREKAEGVQVFTGLKESVERKLKELITTIEEKQRSTKKQAEGAIREMEQEISDLMKRSTEVEQLSLSEDHLHLLQSVQSLNIHHPPPTKDWSQVSVPPASHEGTVRRAVSQLEETLSNMMKTLVEVEMKRFQKFAVDVTLDPETAHPRLFLSDDGKQVKRGDVRKNLPDNPQRFTSCFYVLGKQSFSSGRFYFEVLVKGKTSWTLGVTRESVNRKEYITLSPQNGFWTIELMNRNVCYARHDPPVLLSLKSVPQKVGVFVDYEEGLVSFYDVEAAALIYSFTGCSFKEKLLPLFSPRFNFFGTNSSPLIISP, from the exons ATGGCTGCTGCCAGCAACCTGCCGTCTGAAGAccagttcctgtgctccgtctgtctggatgtgttcacagatccagtcacaacaccatgtggacacaacttctgtaAAAAGTGCCTCAATGAttactggaataccaacaaccagaacatgtgtccactgtgtaaaaaggttttcacctcaagacctgagctgctcgtCAACACCTTCATCTgtgagatggtttctcagttcagacagtcgactcagcagaaagccagcagcagcagctcagagcaacaaga gatgtgtctgaagcacgataaacctctggagctgttctgtaggaccgaccagacgtgtgtctgcatgctctgcactgtgttggaccacaagatgcacaatgttgttcctctgaaacaagaatgtgaaggaaagaaggtggagctgcagaagacagaggctgaaactcaggagatgatccagaggaggcgcctgaagattcaggaggtccaacacaacgtgaagctcagtgaggaagatgcagaccgagagaaagcagaaggtgttcaggtcttcactggtctgaaggagtctgtggagaggaaactgaaggagctcatcactacgatagaagagaagcagagaagcaccaagaaacaggctgaaggcgccatcagagagatggaacaggagatctctgatctgatgaagaggagcactgaggtggagcagctctccctctctgaagaccacctccacctcctccagagtgtccagtccctcaacatccaccatccaccacccaccaaggactggtctcaggtcagtgttcctccagcatcacatgaggggactgtgaggagagctgtgtctcagctggaggagacgctcagtaacatgatgaagacgctggttgaagttgagatgaagaggttccagaagtttgcagtggatgtgactcttgatcctgaaacgGCTCATCCtcgcctcttcctctctgatgacgggaaacaagtgaaacgtGGTGATGTGAGGAAGAATCTCCCCGACAACCCACAGAGATTTACTtcgtgtttttatgttttaggaAAGCAAAGTTTCTCTTCTGGCAGATTTTACTTTGAGGTTCTAGTTAAAGGAAAAACTTCCTGGACTTTAGGAGTGACCAGAGAGTCGGTCAACAGGAAGGAATACATCACACTGAGCCCTCAGAATGGTTTCTGGACTATAGAGTTGATGAATAGAAATGTTTGCTACGCTCGTCATGACCCTCCAGttcttctctccctgaagtctgtccctcagaaggtgggggtgtttgtggactatgaggagggtctggtctccttctatgacgtagaagctgcagctctcatctactccttcactggctgctccttcaaggagaagctcctcccactcttCTCTCCTaggtttaatttttttgggacaaactcctctcctctgatcatctctccgtGA